The following proteins come from a genomic window of Eisenibacter elegans DSM 3317:
- a CDS encoding single-stranded DNA-binding protein, whose product MASLNKVILIGNLGNDPEVREYNGRKVANFSLATNEVYNDSNGQRQERTEWFRVSFWGNTAEVVERYLKKGSQVYVEGRLSTREYQTQDGKTRFSLEVSGQSMTMLGSRSDSGGGNNYTPPNSGNYGNSNIGSTQAVSEPSAPSGDDDLPF is encoded by the coding sequence ATGGCAAGCTTAAACAAAGTCATACTCATCGGCAACTTGGGCAACGACCCCGAAGTGCGTGAGTACAACGGGCGTAAAGTGGCCAATTTTTCTTTGGCTACTAATGAAGTATACAATGACAGCAATGGCCAACGCCAAGAACGAACCGAATGGTTTCGTGTCTCGTTTTGGGGCAATACCGCCGAAGTCGTAGAGCGATACCTCAAAAAAGGCTCACAGGTATATGTAGAAGGCCGGTTGAGCACCCGCGAGTACCAAACCCAAGACGGCAAGACCCGGTTTTCACTCGAAGTAAGTGGCCAATCAATGACTATGCTCGGCAGCCGTAGTGATAGCGGCGGCGGCAATAACTATACCCCCCCCAACAGTGGTAACTACGGCAATAGCAATATCGGCAGTACCCAAGCCGTGAGCGAGCCATCAGCCCCTAGTGGAGATGATGATTTGCCCTTCTAA
- a CDS encoding 3'-5' exonuclease, giving the protein MWTTQQLSNILFLDIETVRATAKFEELSEDMQRLWELKSRSLKLEDQSPAESYADRGGIYAEFGKIVCISFGMLHGLDSAQPSLRLGSFYGADERAILADFKQLLDEKLSGEKYRNLVLCAHNGKEFDFPYMCRRYIVQQIPLPKLLHIQGKKPWEIPHLDTMDFWKFGDWKASTKLELLCHLLGIPSPKSDMEGSQVNEVFWDAQHHRKIARYCEQDVGAIAQLMLRYSLQPLIAAEHISYSIPENPTLTDDTQA; this is encoded by the coding sequence ATGTGGACAACCCAACAACTGAGCAATATTTTATTCTTAGACATCGAAACTGTCCGGGCGACAGCCAAGTTTGAGGAGCTTTCGGAAGACATGCAGCGCCTTTGGGAGCTGAAATCCCGAAGCCTCAAACTCGAAGACCAAAGCCCGGCAGAAAGCTATGCAGACCGAGGAGGCATCTATGCAGAATTTGGCAAGATTGTCTGTATCAGTTTTGGGATGCTCCACGGCCTTGATAGCGCACAGCCCAGTCTGCGGCTAGGTTCCTTTTATGGTGCTGATGAGCGCGCTATCTTGGCCGACTTCAAACAACTGCTGGATGAAAAACTCAGTGGCGAAAAGTACCGCAATCTTGTATTGTGTGCACACAATGGCAAAGAATTTGACTTCCCCTATATGTGCCGCCGCTATATTGTACAGCAGATTCCGCTCCCCAAACTGCTCCATATACAAGGTAAAAAGCCTTGGGAAATACCCCACCTCGATACGATGGATTTTTGGAAATTTGGCGACTGGAAAGCCTCTACCAAGCTGGAGCTACTCTGCCATCTCTTGGGCATTCCCTCTCCCAAAAGCGATATGGAAGGCAGCCAAGTCAATGAGGTTTTCTGGGACGCGCAGCATCATCGCAAGATAGCCCGCTACTGTGAGCAAGATGTAGGCGCTATAGCCCAGCTGATGTTGCGTTATTCCCTACAACCCCTGATTGCAGCAGAACATATCAGCTACTCCATTCCTGAGAACCCTACGTTAACAGACGACACACAAGCTTAA
- the rbfA gene encoding 30S ribosome-binding factor RbfA has protein sequence MESQRQQKMARLLQRELGEVFQRDAVHLFNQQFITITGVRITPDFGQARVYLSFLMDKNKDQALEDVQAQTKTLRQYLAQRIKNQVRIIPELQFFLDDTQEYAARIDELLSKLDIPPADEDKH, from the coding sequence ATGGAATCACAACGTCAGCAAAAAATGGCACGCCTGCTCCAGCGCGAGCTTGGGGAAGTTTTCCAACGCGATGCCGTGCATTTGTTCAATCAACAGTTCATTACCATCACCGGCGTGCGGATCACTCCAGACTTTGGGCAGGCGCGGGTTTACTTGAGCTTCTTGATGGACAAAAACAAAGACCAAGCCCTCGAAGATGTACAAGCGCAAACCAAAACCTTGCGTCAGTATCTTGCCCAGCGTATCAAAAACCAAGTACGCATTATCCCTGAGTTACAGTTTTTCTTAGATGATACCCAAGAGTATGCCGCTCGCATTGATGAGCTGCTTTCGAAGCTGGACATCCCCCCAGCTGACGAAGACAAGCACTAA
- a CDS encoding purine-nucleoside phosphorylase: MVIAELEAALAYIRQQTDLRPSVGIILGTGLGGLTQEINISHTIDYADIPHFPVSTVESHSGKLIFGTIGSRTVVAMQGRFHYYEGYSMQQVTFPVRVLKMLGIETLFVSNAAGGLNPTYQKSELMIINDHINLLPENPLTGKNLDQFGVRFPDMFHAYSPSLIAKALQIAPSLDVKVHQGVYVSVSGPNLETPAEYRYLNIIGADAVGMSTVPEVIVARHMELPVFAVSVITDLCYEGAIQPVTVAEVIEAAHKAEPSLTKLMCQLIEQLE; the protein is encoded by the coding sequence ATAGTGATAGCAGAACTCGAAGCAGCGTTGGCCTACATCCGCCAACAAACTGACCTGCGCCCCAGCGTAGGCATTATTTTGGGCACAGGCTTGGGCGGTTTGACCCAAGAAATCAATATCAGCCACACGATAGACTATGCCGATATCCCGCACTTTCCGGTATCTACGGTAGAATCACACAGCGGCAAACTTATTTTTGGTACTATTGGCTCACGTACGGTCGTGGCTATGCAAGGGCGCTTTCACTATTACGAAGGCTACTCCATGCAGCAGGTTACGTTTCCGGTACGGGTATTGAAAATGCTCGGCATTGAGACCCTGTTTGTGTCTAATGCTGCCGGTGGGCTCAACCCTACCTACCAAAAAAGCGAGTTGATGATTATCAATGACCACATCAACCTACTACCTGAAAACCCTCTGACAGGCAAGAACTTAGACCAGTTTGGGGTACGTTTCCCGGATATGTTCCACGCCTACAGCCCCAGCTTGATTGCAAAGGCTCTGCAAATAGCGCCTTCGCTGGACGTAAAGGTTCACCAAGGGGTGTATGTGAGTGTATCGGGACCTAACCTCGAAACACCAGCAGAATACCGTTACCTAAATATCATCGGAGCAGATGCGGTGGGTATGTCTACCGTGCCAGAGGTCATCGTAGCCCGACATATGGAGTTGCCTGTATTTGCTGTATCAGTGATTACGGATTTGTGTTACGAAGGGGCTATTCAGCCTGTTACGGTGGCAGAGGTTATCGAGGCAGCTCACAAAGCCGAGCCAAGTCTCACCAAACTAATGTGCCAGCTCATCGAACAATTGGAGTAG
- a CDS encoding M56 family metallopeptidase, translating to MKTAWNFQPLPTQLTEALGWTLLHALWQGVAIAMLLALALIFLRKNSARVRYVVSVSALVALCCLCLGTFWTIYRAESKPADATINTATAYTLPETAADYVFVGTVAASSPQTLEEYLQTYQHYFEQQLPLLVTLWLLGVGVLMLRLLGGIAYLQRIRHYKTFAAATHWQNQTQALAERIGIRKTVNLLESALVQVPMTIGFLKPVILLPIGALAGLSASQVEMILAHELAHIRRHDYLVNLLQSVVEIVLFFHPAMWWIAARIREEREHCCDDIALQITQDPLTFARTLAAVEELRLGVPALAFSGTRGSLLTRVKRVMQQPRTQATFTEGFWAACLLVFFLGVAAWGAQAGINDMDQLQTQEVYIDALKNKENDLMPTAQTLPWLPGDTIRFGQNFMIVVDKNGQVQAFKDGQPIPQEAYEQYADEFQIDEQQVRIRPNNPEQTINIRLDPKKQNIERRLAAVRQVNRDSLRGSKTIMMRGQVGETTWQRDGLFIKLDKDGNILELQDGGQTIEPKDYARYESQIDEVKNSVRFFNYEDAGNFNFQFEESVEWAERQAEWAERQAEWAERQAEWAEKFAENAQRWAENLVFSEIPEIPDATMAFVFRSKMDTKTKHKLLISEMRKDGLLKEGEDSYSNGSEIIIKDGKVKKLFGKKIPTDLEPKYRKIWAE from the coding sequence ATGAAAACTGCTTGGAATTTTCAGCCACTACCTACCCAATTGACCGAGGCCCTGGGTTGGACACTCTTACACGCCCTATGGCAAGGCGTAGCCATCGCGATGTTGTTGGCTCTGGCCTTGATTTTTTTGCGCAAAAACTCCGCCCGGGTGCGCTATGTGGTGTCGGTATCAGCGTTGGTGGCCTTGTGCTGCCTTTGCTTGGGTACTTTTTGGACGATTTATCGCGCCGAATCCAAACCTGCTGATGCTACAATAAACACTGCTACTGCCTATACCCTGCCCGAAACGGCAGCTGATTATGTCTTCGTGGGTACTGTGGCTGCATCGTCGCCCCAAACTTTGGAGGAGTATTTACAGACATATCAACATTACTTCGAGCAACAACTACCGCTCTTGGTAACGCTATGGTTGCTGGGGGTAGGTGTGTTGATGCTGCGCCTATTGGGCGGTATTGCCTACTTGCAGCGTATCCGGCACTACAAAACTTTTGCTGCTGCCACACATTGGCAGAACCAAACCCAGGCCCTGGCCGAACGCATCGGTATCCGTAAGACGGTCAACCTATTGGAGTCGGCCCTGGTACAAGTACCAATGACCATCGGCTTTCTGAAGCCGGTCATCTTATTACCCATAGGGGCACTGGCTGGGCTATCAGCCTCTCAGGTCGAAATGATATTGGCACACGAGCTGGCGCACATCCGCCGTCACGACTATTTGGTCAACCTCCTGCAATCGGTAGTAGAGATTGTGCTCTTCTTTCATCCGGCTATGTGGTGGATTGCCGCCCGCATTCGAGAAGAGCGCGAACACTGTTGCGATGATATTGCGCTACAAATTACCCAAGACCCCCTTACTTTTGCCCGTACGCTGGCAGCCGTTGAGGAACTGCGCTTGGGAGTGCCGGCCTTGGCTTTTTCGGGTACGCGAGGCTCTTTGCTGACGCGTGTGAAGCGTGTGATGCAACAACCACGCACACAGGCCACCTTTACCGAAGGATTCTGGGCTGCCTGCTTGCTGGTATTCTTCTTGGGGGTGGCTGCTTGGGGCGCACAGGCCGGCATCAATGATATGGATCAACTACAGACCCAAGAAGTCTATATCGATGCCCTCAAAAACAAGGAAAATGACCTGATGCCAACAGCTCAAACACTGCCATGGCTACCTGGAGATACTATCCGCTTTGGCCAAAACTTTATGATTGTGGTCGATAAAAACGGGCAAGTACAGGCTTTTAAAGATGGGCAACCGATTCCGCAAGAAGCTTATGAGCAGTATGCTGATGAGTTTCAGATTGATGAGCAGCAGGTGCGCATCCGACCCAACAACCCCGAACAGACCATCAACATACGGCTTGACCCCAAAAAGCAAAACATTGAACGACGCTTGGCAGCCGTCCGCCAAGTCAACAGGGATAGTCTGAGAGGTTCAAAAACCATTATGATGAGAGGGCAGGTTGGAGAGACTACTTGGCAAAGAGACGGTTTGTTTATCAAACTTGACAAAGACGGCAATATCTTAGAGCTACAAGACGGAGGGCAAACTATTGAGCCCAAAGATTATGCCCGTTATGAGTCTCAAATCGATGAAGTCAAAAACAGTGTACGCTTCTTTAACTACGAAGATGCCGGCAATTTCAACTTTCAGTTTGAGGAAAGTGTCGAATGGGCCGAACGCCAAGCAGAATGGGCGGAGCGCCAAGCAGAATGGGCCGAACGCCAAGCCGAGTGGGCTGAAAAATTTGCCGAAAATGCGCAGCGTTGGGCCGAGAACTTGGTATTTAGCGAAATTCCTGAAATCCCTGATGCGACTATGGCTTTCGTTTTTCGCTCAAAGATGGATACTAAAACCAAACACAAGTTGTTAATCAGCGAAATGCGCAAAGATGGCCTTCTAAAAGAAGGAGAAGATTCCTACAGTAACGGCTCAGAGATTATCATCAAGGACGGAAAAGTCAAAAAGCTTTTCGGAAAAAAAATACCTACTGATTTAGAACCAAAGTACCGTAAGATTTGGGCAGAATAA
- the gcvT gene encoding glycine cleavage system aminomethyltransferase GcvT: MTNNIKTIALDRLHAEELGAKMVEFAGFSMPVRYSSDKEEHLAVRQGVGVFDVSHMGEFMVRGPQALDLIQYVVSNDAAKLYDGKVMYCYLPNDKGGIVDDLLVYRMGSEEYLLVVNAGNIDKDWQWINQHNTFDAKLENISENTSLFAVQGPKAIEAMQSLTEVRLADMEYYTFQKATFAGVPDVIISATGYTGAGGFELYVPNAQAEKVWRTVFEAGKDFNIQPIGLGARDTLRLEKGFCLYGNDIDDTTSPIEAGLGWVTKFTKDFINSQALKAQKEQGVAQKLVGFKMVDKAIPRGGYEIVDAQGTVIGRVTSGTMSPLLNIGIGMGYVPAELAKPDTTIHIRVRNKDYQAVVTKLPFV, translated from the coding sequence ATGACAAACAACATAAAAACCATAGCCCTCGACCGCTTACACGCCGAAGAACTGGGTGCCAAGATGGTCGAATTTGCCGGCTTCTCGATGCCTGTGCGTTATAGCTCTGACAAAGAAGAGCACCTTGCCGTACGCCAAGGAGTGGGCGTGTTTGATGTATCACACATGGGCGAGTTTATGGTGCGTGGCCCGCAAGCCCTAGATCTCATCCAGTATGTAGTGTCTAATGACGCTGCCAAGCTCTATGACGGCAAGGTGATGTATTGTTATCTCCCCAACGACAAGGGCGGTATCGTCGACGACCTGCTGGTGTACCGTATGGGTTCCGAAGAGTACCTACTAGTGGTCAATGCTGGCAATATCGACAAAGACTGGCAGTGGATCAACCAACACAATACCTTTGATGCCAAGCTCGAAAATATCTCCGAAAATACCTCGCTCTTTGCCGTACAGGGCCCCAAGGCTATCGAAGCGATGCAAAGCCTGACCGAAGTGCGGCTGGCCGATATGGAATATTACACCTTCCAAAAAGCTACTTTTGCCGGTGTGCCCGATGTCATTATCTCAGCCACAGGCTACACCGGAGCCGGAGGCTTCGAGCTATATGTGCCCAACGCTCAGGCCGAAAAGGTATGGCGTACAGTTTTTGAGGCTGGCAAGGATTTCAACATCCAACCCATCGGCCTTGGCGCTCGCGATACCCTGCGCCTCGAAAAGGGTTTCTGCCTCTATGGCAACGACATCGACGATACCACGTCGCCCATCGAAGCCGGCCTTGGCTGGGTTACCAAGTTTACCAAAGACTTTATCAACAGCCAAGCCCTCAAAGCTCAGAAAGAGCAGGGTGTAGCCCAAAAACTTGTGGGCTTCAAAATGGTAGATAAGGCTATCCCGCGTGGTGGCTACGAGATTGTTGACGCACAAGGTACAGTCATTGGCCGTGTAACCTCTGGTACAATGTCGCCCTTGCTCAATATTGGCATCGGAATGGGGTATGTGCCTGCCGAGCTTGCCAAGCCCGACACTACTATCCACATTCGCGTACGCAATAAAGACTATCAGGCCGTAGTAACCAAGTTGCCCTTTGTATAA
- the pth gene encoding aminoacyl-tRNA hydrolase: protein MNKYLIVGLGNPGGEYELTRHNIGFLVLDQLADKLGVNFEQQRHGEVAEAKYKGRTLVLLKPNTYMNLSGKAVNYWLQAQKITVDNLVVVTDDVSLPHAKLRLRSKGSAGGHNGLQNIEDVLGTQQYARLRFGIGNEYAKGQQADYVLSNFSKEQLDTLLEPLQTSCDALLAITTIGLEQAMNQFNKK, encoded by the coding sequence ATGAATAAATATCTGATAGTAGGGCTGGGCAATCCCGGCGGGGAATATGAACTAACACGACACAATATCGGCTTTTTGGTGCTTGACCAACTGGCGGATAAACTAGGGGTCAATTTCGAACAACAACGCCACGGAGAAGTGGCCGAAGCCAAATATAAAGGCCGTACCTTGGTCTTGCTAAAGCCCAATACTTATATGAACCTCAGCGGGAAGGCCGTCAACTATTGGCTACAGGCGCAAAAAATAACCGTTGATAATCTTGTGGTCGTTACCGACGATGTATCATTGCCACATGCCAAGCTGCGCTTACGCTCCAAAGGCTCTGCCGGTGGGCACAATGGCTTGCAAAATATCGAAGATGTGTTAGGCACACAACAGTATGCCCGTCTCCGTTTTGGGATTGGCAATGAGTATGCGAAAGGCCAACAAGCAGACTATGTGCTTAGCAATTTCTCTAAAGAGCAGCTCGACACCTTGCTAGAGCCATTACAGACCTCTTGTGATGCGCTGTTAGCCATCACGACCATTGGCTTGGAACAGGCGATGAATCAATTTAACAAAAAGTAG
- a CDS encoding BlaI/MecI/CopY family transcriptional regulator yields MAQIPKPTEAELEILQELWRRQEATVRQVHEALNAKRNDEVGYTTTLKLMQIMVEKGLLSRNESQRSHLYRPLIKQEDLQATMLNKLVEGLFGGSAMNLVMQALGNKKTSKAELDEIRKLLDELEQKGGAQ; encoded by the coding sequence ATGGCACAAATTCCCAAACCCACCGAAGCAGAGCTGGAGATACTCCAAGAGCTTTGGCGACGGCAAGAGGCCACTGTACGGCAAGTACACGAGGCGCTCAACGCCAAACGCAACGATGAGGTAGGCTATACCACTACACTCAAGCTGATGCAGATTATGGTTGAGAAGGGCTTGCTCTCTCGTAATGAAAGCCAACGAAGCCACCTGTACCGTCCTTTGATTAAGCAAGAGGATTTGCAGGCCACGATGCTCAACAAGCTGGTTGAGGGTCTGTTTGGCGGCTCAGCCATGAACCTAGTCATGCAGGCACTTGGCAATAAAAAAACGAGCAAGGCCGAGCTTGACGAAATTCGTAAACTTTTGGACGAACTAGAACAAAAAGGAGGTGCTCAATGA
- a CDS encoding sensor histidine kinase, producing the protein MFRRFQSLRHQFLLTFLVFNLILGLIALIGWWLYQRDLKAMQRFQTLEHTLLELVHLIYTEHHLLYATNDTDEQPSLTQLRSRRLRFEQLQQNLDSTCSSTVAIGKPWGALCDSIQQLKTSLQTYDSLFITAYNRRQLPQNFLTDQGLEAAMYRQIRQWPTQQAATETQQRLLIYFLTHHDSLVPSLKSDLEALAPSIQAHRQALHTLDSLQQAYNQHQSPLALSTAQQKQTSERLFRFASQLHELAEAQKQRLFYTFLLILGISAVFCTAVVYGFSSRLVGIMLRLSETIQQIVRETFGKALPSPAKSENEVRQLMQVFYGMINEVRQQLEEIRETTQAMELQNEELNQINQHISASEERMRRLNNVKDRFFSIISHDLRSPLRSLLGFTDLIRHHAATLEPPQLELLATNLEKDVKRVLDLLENLLNWSLSQTEEIDFKPETVGLSQIIAENTALYEQGAQEKKISLVLQLDNIAQTKVWADANMLAFVVRNLVSNALKFTNPEGEVRVTAQISTEEVRVSVWDNGIGISPEELEKLLHSDKHISTPGTAQEKGTGFGLLLCKDFVQRNGGQLSIQSKTAQGTEVAFTIPLALHQATTDTNLGRQKP; encoded by the coding sequence ATGTTTCGACGCTTTCAGTCCTTACGTCATCAGTTTTTGCTTACTTTTTTGGTATTCAACCTTATCTTGGGCTTGATTGCTTTGATAGGTTGGTGGCTATACCAAAGGGATTTGAAGGCCATGCAGCGCTTCCAAACCCTCGAACATACCCTGCTAGAGTTGGTTCACCTGATTTATACAGAACACCACCTGCTCTACGCCACCAACGATACAGATGAACAACCAAGCCTAACACAACTACGCTCGCGTAGGCTGCGCTTCGAGCAGTTACAACAAAACCTAGACAGCACCTGTAGCTCGACCGTAGCCATAGGCAAACCTTGGGGAGCGCTCTGCGACTCTATTCAACAACTCAAAACATCGCTTCAAACCTACGACAGCCTATTTATTACGGCCTACAATCGCCGCCAACTCCCGCAAAACTTCCTCACCGACCAAGGACTTGAGGCCGCCATGTATAGGCAAATACGTCAATGGCCTACTCAACAAGCCGCTACCGAAACACAACAACGCTTGTTAATCTACTTTTTGACCCACCACGACAGTCTCGTGCCTAGCTTAAAGTCAGATTTAGAAGCCCTAGCGCCAAGCATCCAAGCCCATCGACAAGCCTTACACACCTTGGATAGCCTGCAACAAGCCTACAATCAACATCAATCACCTTTGGCGCTATCCACTGCCCAACAAAAGCAAACCTCCGAACGCCTGTTCCGCTTTGCCTCCCAGCTCCACGAGCTGGCCGAAGCCCAAAAACAACGGCTATTTTATACCTTCTTGCTTATATTGGGTATCTCGGCGGTCTTTTGTACAGCAGTAGTTTATGGGTTCTCCAGCCGATTGGTCGGTATTATGCTCCGCCTCTCCGAAACTATCCAACAGATAGTACGCGAAACTTTTGGCAAGGCCTTGCCCAGCCCTGCCAAAAGTGAGAACGAAGTACGGCAACTGATGCAAGTTTTTTATGGGATGATTAATGAAGTACGCCAACAGCTGGAGGAAATTCGGGAAACTACCCAGGCTATGGAGCTTCAAAACGAAGAACTGAACCAAATCAACCAACATATCAGCGCCTCGGAAGAACGAATGCGCCGCCTCAACAATGTCAAAGACCGCTTTTTCTCTATCATTTCTCACGATCTCCGCAGCCCGCTGCGCTCTCTTTTGGGCTTTACAGACTTGATACGCCATCACGCTGCAACGCTAGAGCCACCACAGTTGGAGCTATTGGCTACAAACCTCGAAAAAGATGTAAAACGAGTGCTTGATTTGCTCGAAAACCTGCTCAACTGGTCTTTGTCTCAAACAGAAGAGATTGATTTCAAACCCGAAACCGTTGGGCTCAGCCAAATCATTGCCGAAAACACCGCTCTGTATGAACAAGGGGCTCAAGAGAAAAAAATCAGCCTTGTGCTCCAACTCGACAATATCGCCCAAACAAAAGTATGGGCAGATGCCAATATGTTGGCTTTTGTGGTCAGAAACTTGGTTTCTAATGCGCTCAAATTCACCAACCCTGAGGGAGAAGTACGTGTAACAGCCCAAATCTCCACAGAGGAGGTTCGCGTAAGTGTTTGGGATAATGGTATCGGAATAAGCCCTGAGGAATTGGAAAAGCTCCTACACTCCGACAAACACATCTCTACCCCGGGCACAGCACAAGAGAAAGGGACAGGCTTCGGGCTATTGCTATGCAAAGATTTTGTACAGCGCAACGGTGGGCAGCTTAGTATCCAAAGCAAGACCGCCCAAGGAACAGAGGTGGCCTTTACGATTCCCCTAGCCCTTCACCAAGCCACTACTGACACCAACCTAGGTCGGCAAAAACCCTAA
- the mutY gene encoding A/G-specific adenine glycosylase — protein MHSSLTLAHPASESFTALLLDWFEANQRDLPWRHTHDAYHIWLSEIILQQTRVQQGLPYYERFVSAYPTIQDLAQAPEQEVLRLWQGLGYYSRARNMHAAARYIWEELGGQFPDNYQALLQLKGVGKYTAAAIAAFAFGEPVAVVDGNVYRVLSRVFGIETDIAQSNAHQVFAAVAQAHLPPTDAARYNQALMEFGALHCTPAKPNCLFCPMQAECVAFAKGWQQKLPIKTKKITQKTRYFHYLVWEFEGQLALRERQDKDVWQGLYDFALYEHPQRQTPEEVLAHIAPPSLATLQSRSKVYKHLLTHQKIYAQFWHFKLHQKPENLPHSQGIQWFDAAAYEALPKPILIHNYLQDIFAN, from the coding sequence ATGCATTCCTCATTGACTCTAGCTCACCCCGCCTCTGAAAGCTTTACGGCGCTGCTTTTGGACTGGTTTGAAGCCAACCAGCGCGATTTGCCTTGGCGACATACCCACGATGCTTATCATATCTGGCTTTCCGAAATCATCTTACAGCAGACCCGCGTACAGCAAGGCCTGCCCTATTATGAGCGTTTTGTGTCAGCATACCCCACCATCCAAGACCTAGCACAAGCTCCAGAGCAAGAGGTCTTGCGTCTTTGGCAAGGGTTGGGGTATTATAGTCGTGCCCGCAATATGCACGCTGCCGCTAGGTATATTTGGGAGGAGCTTGGCGGGCAATTCCCTGACAATTACCAAGCCCTGCTCCAACTCAAAGGAGTGGGTAAATATACTGCGGCTGCCATTGCAGCCTTTGCCTTTGGAGAGCCGGTGGCGGTGGTCGATGGGAATGTGTATCGGGTATTGTCCCGTGTTTTCGGTATCGAAACAGACATCGCCCAATCCAATGCCCATCAAGTTTTTGCGGCGGTAGCCCAAGCCCATCTCCCCCCAACAGATGCAGCCCGCTACAACCAGGCTTTGATGGAATTTGGCGCACTCCACTGTACCCCCGCCAAACCCAATTGCCTCTTCTGTCCAATGCAGGCTGAGTGTGTGGCTTTTGCCAAGGGATGGCAACAAAAATTACCCATAAAGACCAAAAAAATAACACAAAAAACCCGCTACTTCCACTACCTCGTATGGGAATTTGAGGGGCAGCTCGCCTTGCGAGAGCGCCAAGACAAAGACGTTTGGCAGGGGCTCTACGACTTTGCGCTCTACGAACATCCCCAGCGCCAAACCCCCGAAGAAGTATTGGCACACATTGCCCCCCCAAGCCTAGCTACGCTCCAAAGTAGGTCCAAAGTATACAAACACCTCCTGACACACCAGAAGATCTATGCTCAATTTTGGCACTTCAAACTCCACCAAAAACCTGAGAACCTCCCCCATAGCCAAGGCATCCAGTGGTTTGATGCAGCGGCCTATGAGGCTCTGCCCAAGCCTATCCTGATACACAATTACTTGCAAGATATTTTCGCAAATTAA
- a CDS encoding NADPH-dependent FMN reductase, whose product MTTVIVGTNRPNSLSRSFAEYYVDLLEAAQVAVQLLDLSQLPEDFIFSALYQNSGKNPAFQPFQEMIDQSERLVFVIPEYNGSFPGVLKAFVDGLRYPDTLQGKKVALVGLGSGIQGASLALSHWGDILSYLEANVLGFRVKIPQVHTVLKDRKLNSPFHQELLQKQVQLFLNF is encoded by the coding sequence ATGACCACCGTAATTGTTGGTACCAACCGCCCCAATTCGCTCTCGCGCAGCTTTGCCGAATATTATGTAGACCTCTTAGAGGCGGCTCAAGTAGCTGTACAATTGCTCGACCTAAGTCAGTTGCCTGAAGATTTTATTTTCTCGGCGCTTTATCAGAACAGCGGCAAAAACCCGGCTTTCCAACCTTTTCAAGAGATGATAGATCAATCTGAGCGACTGGTCTTTGTAATACCCGAGTACAATGGTTCTTTCCCCGGTGTGCTCAAAGCCTTTGTAGATGGCTTGCGCTACCCCGACACCCTACAGGGCAAAAAAGTAGCCCTTGTAGGCTTAGGTTCTGGTATCCAAGGGGCCAGCCTAGCGCTCAGCCACTGGGGCGACATTTTGAGCTATTTGGAAGCCAATGTACTGGGCTTTCGTGTCAAAATTCCGCAAGTACATACAGTGCTCAAAGACCGAAAGCTCAACAGCCCTTTCCATCAGGAACTGCTCCAAAAACAAGTGCAGCTTTTCCTAAATTTCTAA
- a CDS encoding organic hydroperoxide resistance protein — MSNLTPIYTAEVVSTGGRNGQVKSSDGVLDLLVRMPTAMQGPGGEFTNPEQLFAAGYAACFGGAIGAVAKGRNVSGAAIRAQVTLGKRAEGGFGLAAILEVHLPNLSLAEAQQVVDDAHQVCPYSLATRGNIEVVVKAVAEAPTL; from the coding sequence ATGAGCAATCTCACTCCTATTTACACCGCAGAGGTGGTCAGCACTGGAGGCCGCAATGGCCAAGTAAAATCATCAGACGGTGTACTTGATTTGTTGGTACGCATGCCGACAGCGATGCAAGGCCCCGGAGGCGAATTTACAAACCCTGAGCAGTTGTTTGCGGCTGGGTATGCGGCGTGTTTTGGTGGTGCTATTGGCGCAGTAGCCAAAGGCCGCAATGTGAGCGGGGCGGCTATTCGAGCACAAGTAACCCTAGGCAAACGTGCCGAAGGAGGCTTTGGATTGGCTGCCATACTCGAAGTACACCTGCCCAACCTTTCGCTAGCCGAAGCTCAGCAAGTAGTAGATGATGCCCACCAAGTGTGTCCTTATTCTCTGGCTACGAGAGGCAATATAGAGGTAGTCGTAAAAGCGGTTGCCGAAGCGCCTACTTTGTAG